A single region of the Etheostoma cragini isolate CJK2018 chromosome 3, CSU_Ecrag_1.0, whole genome shotgun sequence genome encodes:
- the LOC117942021 gene encoding zona pellucida-like domain-containing protein 1, whose amino-acid sequence MRLIFLVCQLGLILRTKAQIPDACALSDTNRPPRNTDISVVCGTQFMDLSIFICPMYNALYNESMMVLNNQFNTPECYGKADWNMTPPVLKFRFPMNESAVSSCNNNFKVTTQVGTGVFADFSNVQYVNISGIVNSVDPSAGMITYRQQIKYMFSCFYPMQYLLNNTQLAVSGTSLAIRDNNGSFITTLSMQLYEDSAYTKILTIPQTGLNLKTKIYVSVKATNLTERFNVLLDRCYASTNPYPVASTSYDLFVGCQRDPQTKLDVNGMSQKASFSFEAFRFVEHKNQTVSTFYLHCVTRLCEVASCRGLMPTCGAKRRRKREVADVIGNGTVTSPAIVVGKLSSEEAQTFSASLGMPSEANYSSPVVAVIVCIVILTILLVVMGVYFVLFIKRRKALLQ is encoded by the exons ATGAGGCTGATCTTCCTTGTGTGCCAGCTTGGACTCATTTTGAGGACCAAGGCCCAGATTCCAGATGCTTGCGCTCTTAGCGATACAAACAGACCTCCAA GAAACACGGACATATCCGTGGTCTGTGGCACTCAGTTTATGGACCTGAGCATCTTCATCTGCCCTATGTACAATGCTCTTTACAATGAGTCAATGATGGTCCTCAATAATCAGTTCAACACACCTGAGTGTTATGGGAAAGCTGACTGGAACATGACTCCACCTGTCTTAAAATTCAGATTTCCCATGAATGAAAGTGCTGTCTCATCCTGCAATAATAACTTTAAG gtAACCACTCAGGTTGGAACTGGAGTGTTTGCGGACTTCTCCAACGTCCAGTACGTCAACATCTCTGGCATTGTTAACTCCGTAGACCCGTCTGCGGGTATGATCACCTATCGCCAGCAGATCAAGTACATGTTTTCCTGCTTCTACCCAATGCAGTATCTCCTGAACAACACTCAATTGGCCGT ATCAGGTACGAGTCTTGCCATCAGAGACAACAACGGTAGCTTCATCACTACACTGAGCATGCAGCTCTACGAA GATAGCGCTTACACAAAGATCCTTACTATACCGCAAACAGGACTGAACCTGAAGACCAAGATTTATGTTTCAGTTAAAGCTACCAACCTAACAGAAAG ATTCAACGTGCTGCTGGACAGATGCTACGCATCAACAAATCCATATCCCGTGGCCAGCACCTCTTATGACCTTTTTGTAGG GTGTCAACGGGACCCACAGACTAAGTTGGATGTCAATGGGATGTCTCAGAAAGCATCCTTCTCCTTTGAGGCCTTCAGATTTGTGGAGCACAAAAATCAGACAGTTTCTACTTTCTACCTGCACTGCGTCACCCGGCTCTGTGAGGTGGCCTCGTGTCGTGGGTTAATGCCG ACCTGTGGTGccaaaagaaggagaaagagagaggtcgCAGATGTGATTGGTAACGGAACAGTCACCTCGCCAGCCATCGTTGTGGGAAAACTAAGCAGTG aaGAGGCTCAAACTTTCTCGGCTTCTCTAG GTATGCCGTCCGAGGCCAACTACAGCAGCCCTGTGGTGGCTGTGATTGTCTGCATCGTGATCCTAACCATTCTCCTTGTCGTCATGGGTGTGTACTTTGTGTTGTTCATCAAACGGAGAAAAGCACTCCTCCAGTAA
- the lim2.3 gene encoding lens intrinsic membrane protein 2.3 encodes MYSFMGGGLFCAGIGNILLIVSTATDYWMQYRHSSNYMHQGLWRYCVPGKCMTHTDSIAYWDATRAFMILSLLACFIGIVIGVMAFIHYSSFDGFDKTFAAGILFFISCFFVLLAMAVYTGVTVNYYGKRYGSWRFSWSYIMGWVAVVLTFFSGIFYMCAYRMHECPRNSNSR; translated from the exons ATGTACAGCTTCATGGGAGGAGGGTTGTTCTGTGCCGGAATCGGGAACATACTGCTCATTGTCTCCACTGCAACTGACTACTGGATGCAGTACCGTCACTCCAGCAATTACATGCACCAGGGCCTGTGGCGGTACTGTGTGCCTGGGAAAtgcatgacacacacagacagcattg CGTACTGGGATGCCACCCGGGCCTTTATGATTCTTTCCCTGCTGGCTTGTTTCATCGGCATTGTGATCGGTGTCATGGCCTTCATCCACTACTCCTCCTTTGACGGGTTTGACAAGACATTTGCAGCCGGCATCCTGTTCTTCATCTCCT GTTTCTTTGTGTTACTGGCCATGGCTGTCTACACAGGAGTGACAGTGAACTACTATGGCAAACGCTATGGCAGCTGGCGATTCTCCTGGTCCTATATAATGGGCTGGGTGGCAGTGGTGCTCACATTCTTCTCAG GTATCTTCTACATGTGTGCCTATCGGATGCATGAATGCCCAAGAAACTCCAACTCACGCTGA